A portion of the Nasonia vitripennis strain AsymCx chromosome PSR unlocalized genomic scaffold, Nvit_psr_1.1 chrPSR_random0007, whole genome shotgun sequence genome contains these proteins:
- the LOC116417988 gene encoding ankyrin repeat family A protein 2-like, which yields MCLIRRDTCIVMYYGVIGATIKSNLGCKPPTLLTNLQRRNTQTKIPLPYGGGDVTFYTLTDQGELTADNIHAATVDTPDENGLTGLMWAAGYGQLNSATLLLKNGADKNYKGSHGQSHLHLAAAYGHHDVVKLLLNYGADSNTSKDEGNTPLIYGAQGDHPHVCYELLTRGADITMTNANGLNAYKAAILKNTSTAKAVFENFLVQKIVNLSSEIF from the exons ATGTGCCTCATACGACGCGAcacttgtatcgtaatgtactatgg cgTCATTGGTGCAAcgattaaatcaaatttgGGATGCAAG CCTCCTACGCTGTTGACAAATTTACAAAGACGTAACACTCAAACTAAAATTCCTTTACCTTATGGAGGTGGAGATGTGACTTTTTATACATTAACGGATCAGGGTGAACTTACAGCTGACAATATTCATGCAG CAACTGTAGATACACCGGATGAAAATGGTCTTACTGGACTTATGTGGGCAGCTGGTTATGGCCAATTAAATAGTGCAACACTTCTACTAAAGAATGGGGCAGATAAAAACTACAAAGGATCTCATGGTCAATCGCATTTGCATCTAGCTGCAGCTTATGGACATCATGATGTTGTAAAATTGCTCTTGAATTATGGTGCTGATTCTAATACAAGTAAAGAT GAGGGAAACACACCTTTGATTTATGGAGCGCAAGGTGATCATCCACATGTTTGTTATGAACTTTTGACAAGAGGTGCGGATATAACAATGACTAATGCCAATGGACTTAATGCTTACAAAGCCGCTATACTCAAAAATACATCAACAG CTAAAGcagtatttgaaaattttcttgtacaaaaaattgtaaactTATCATCAGAGATAttttag
- the LOC116417995 gene encoding uncharacterized protein LOC116417995, producing the protein MDNIYKMPRKPEIEPEDLQSQLIEWPSIFYENKLVGNKHPVWLEIKTNLGLSMTASSLHLYVYNNRHQIKSFLENHFGIAPMAHKNERKRAIAEDPDYAVNTDKNPLHCDALDFNLTIPANQFIESLLDKKKADSWFANLHSAIVRTQGLPCAYDYRNGYITKENFKFSGTCSDCKTTIRGESEPIERLEKDLKITVHTFSTRSIPHTKKKKFLVKTEKKSKLFY; encoded by the exons ATGGACAATATTT ACAAAATGCCTCGAAAACCGGAAATTGAACCAGAAGATTTGCAATCACAACTTATAGAATGGCCTtctattttttatgaaaataaattagtgGGTAATAAACATCCAGTATGGCTTGAGATTAAAACAAATTTGGGATTGAGTATGACAGCCAGTTCACTTCACTTATATGTGTATAATAATCGCCATCAGATTAAATCATTTCTGGAAAATCATTTTGGAATCGCACCAATGGCacataaaaatgaaagaaaaagagcCATAGCTGAGGATCCAGATTATGCTGTTAACACTGATAAGAACCCACTGCATTGCGATGCacttgattttaatttaacaatACCAGCAAATCAATTTATTGAATCATTACTCGACAAAAAAAAGGCAGATAGTTGGTTTGCCAATCTTCATTCAGCAATTGTTCGAACACAAGGCTTACCTTGTGCATATGATTATAGAAATGGCtatattacaaaagaaaatttcaaatttagtGGTACGTGTAGTGACTGCAAAACTACGATAAGAGGTGAAAGTGAACCAATCGAACGTTTAGAAAAAGACTTAAAAATAACTGTACACACCTTTTCTACACGTTCTATACCacacacaaagaaaaaaaaatttctggtgaaaacagaaaaaaaatcaaagctattttattaa